The genomic stretch CAAGGTCTTAGAAAGTCTGGAGAAAACTATTATTGATTCTCTAGATCACATTCCACCGTGTACCACTACAATGATTGATGCGATGGCGTTGTTGCAAACTATAACTCATGCAGCACCAACATTCGGCGGCATCGCAGAACAAATCTTTTCTATACCACAGACGTATCTGAGGACTCCGGATCTCGAGTTGACTTTACTGCTGATCAATACCGCAGTTCTTATATTAAGGTAAAGCTGGCGAACGCCAAACGAGAGCAAAAGTGCGCGGATCTGTTCGTGTCCGGATTTTGTCGTCTACTCAGAAGACACCTCTCCAGTGGAAAAATTCCTGACAAATTCACACAACAAAACCGACTTGCTTCACTTTCTCGCCGTTGAGTGGTCTTTTCAAGATTACGTTGCCCGGGCTTTGACGGACAGTGACAGAGACGTTTTCTTGACAGATGGTAAGGAATGCTTGCGATTTGCTTGTGAACCCGATGGCCGGTTGCAGACGGTGGTTGTGCCAGACTTGCAATTTAACCACAAAGGAGCGGATACGCGCTTAATTTTTCATGCTTGCCACGCCAGCAAGTTGGTCACAACGTCGTAACCATATCATCGCCGGATACCGACGTAGCCGTTTTCGCAACTGGCCATAGTTACGATATACCTGCAACTTTCTTGTTCCGTACAGGTGCAAAGCATTGCCGTCGCTACATCAACGTGACGCAGGTGGGAAAGACACTAGGCAAAAAATTTTTGGCTTTGCCTTGGTACCATGCCTTCACAGGTTGTGACACGACAAGCGCATTCGTAAGCAAAGGAAAAGCTTTACCGCTGGAACTTGTCTGGAGGAACGAGTAATTTTGCCACGCTATGCAGTTGATTGGACGAATCTTTGACGCTGATCTAGAAACACTGTCAAAAGAATGTCTATCCTCCGTCTGTAAGATGTACGGTCACGATGGGGACGATGTCAATGCTGTGCGGTATTCACTGTTTTGTGCGAAAGCTGCAGAATCAACACAGCTCCCTCCTACGAAAGATGCTCTAGAGCTACATATAAAAGAGCTAACTATCAAGCTGGCATATGGTAAAGAGCTCTGGAAGCTCAGCCAGATATTCCTTTCTTCCATGTACATGGTTTGTTGGTCAACGATGACAATGAAGTGACCATAGAATGGATTACGAAGCCTCCGGCACCGGTAGACGTACTCAAGCCTCTCAGCTGCAGCTGTAAGACCGACTGCAATTCTAGGCGCTGTTCTTGTCAGCGAAGCCAACTGCCATGCATGGATGTATGTCAGCGTGCCAACtgtgacaacacaacaaatgatTTTCACGCTCCTGACACACTGTCCAGAGACACGTTTGAAGACCGTGATAAAATTATAGTAATGACAACAATGAATAAATAGATGAATTGTTTAGGATAGATGCGTTTGCATCCCTTGCCTAGCTCAAATAGGGGCATCTACACAGTTTGCTAGTACTAAAGCTATATTTATATTACACTCTTGAAAACTCCAATTTTATTCTAACTCTCGAAGTTCTTCGCATTGTGAAatattatttagttatttatgaAGTTGCAATTACTATCAAGTCTACAAACCGTCAAAGTAGGCGAGATACCTACATCCGGGACCCTAAACCATTCTGCTATTGTAGCTTGAGAAATCAAGTTGCAGGCTGCTGTAGAAGGCCAAAGAAGTCAAGtttcaatttttcaaatcGTTCTGGAACCACGGATGGATAGGAGGAAGAGCACATGTGCGTATAAGGTGAACTTAGCAGGAAATTCGTTGCAGTGACTCGTTAGAGCGAAGATTCTAAGCGCTTTCTCTCTGAATCGTTATTATGCTCATCAACCTAGCTCGGGGTTGTGAAAAGGTACGTCTCTTCTTACTTGATCGTCACAAACTGCAaatttgcgtgggcgtgtcaCTGTAGCGAACAGACTTCCTATTTTCTCGATAACGGTGTTACGGGCATTTGtgcacccggtgatttgtgtaccctcgcgctttgctcgcgattccagaccgttgactcgatgctccagacctcatgtcgggtacacatatcaccggccatgatgcaaagctgctggtgatttgCGTACCCTTGCGCTGTCCCAAACCGTGACAACGTTTCAAGCAATTGATATTACTGAATACTCGTCTCTAGGCGTCGTTTTGTGAGTGAAGTCTAGTACGTAACCAAGCAATCTGTTGACCAGCCTGACGTTGTTGATGTACGAAGGAGATTCACTCCAACATTAGTTGGAGACGATTGCAGACTCAGCTGCAGGCATAGATGGGTCTACGAGCCTGCAGTTCTCAACTTGCAACTGGAGATCGCTGTAGGAGCATTGATGTGCACTCGTGTATGCCAACTAGAGACTTATGGACGACCTGGTCATGTgtacacacggacggacggaaatCTTAACACAGCTAGCAATTTAAGGTAAGTATATAGAAGATATCGttgtcaaatgtttaattaaggttcTAGATTCTGACTTAGTTCACAGTTTCAACTTTGTATATTTAAAGTTGATGTATTAATTGAACAATTTAATACTGAAGCTGTGTATAGCAAGACATTTATCTACATTTAGCGCAAATCCAAGGCTCACTACCTGACAATGTGACACATCTGTCATGATACAAGTTTTCACAGACGTAACACTCTACCATCTTGCCGTGTGTCTTTGGCAACAAACACGTGCAGTACAAAGAAATATAAAAGTGACTTCTGTCACATGTTTCCAATGGCTTGTCTTCTTCCATTGGAAAAGGTGAGAGCTCCTCTCAATCCAAACAGTAAATCAGATGTTGTCGCATTTTGGAAATATCAAAATGCTTGATGGTTGCATCATCTCCTAGAGCTGCATGAAATGCATATGCTATTGCAAATAGCCCGCAATCTTtaccattttgttgctgttgcactgACATTAGTTCTACCATGagaatgttgtctttgtgagcCAATTGATAAATTTGCGTCAGCTGTGTTTCCATACAAGGAGACAAGTGTAGGCCAGCATTGCTGTTGTATAGTCGTACTTGTTTGCCAAAGCAGGTTGAAGTCACCCAATGATGACTTCCTGTAAAATGAATCTGAATAGCTGTACAAAAATGCATTTGTTTTATTACAAACCACATGAATacttataatattattttaagtgtagtgttgtgtagtgttgtgttgtgtgtgtgtgtgtgtgtcatgtcagTGAGAGCGGTATTTATTTCATACCATCACTTGTTACATGAGCGAATCCGTAAGTCTGGCAAAGGAGTGTTGACTCTAGTCCACTGATGTAGGGAAACTGCTTTAATAGAAGCTGATGagcagcatgcatgtgcttgtcagTTAGAAAGCCGTCGGCACACTTGCCTTGTATAATACATTTATCAGTTTCATTGAGATCCAGACCATGTACCCACTGCAGAAGAAAATTTTATAACAAATCTTCTGGTTATTGCCACTGGCAAACTCAGTTGACTTACTCTTTGTGAACTCTCGGCAGCTGATGTTAGACTAGACAATGTTTGAGGCATACTTGCTCTCTTATTAACTACCTCAAACAAACTTCTTCCTTTACTGTTATACAGCTTTCTCATATCATATACCCACAGGCAtaggtcatcaagttgagagctgctgatgttgacatacaCGTTTTGATATCGAGACACCATTGGCAATGAGAGTGCTTTGTCAGTTTCCCAGACCTTAATCAAGTCCACGTCTAGTAGTAATTGCAATTCTGGTGTTATTTCAGCTTTTGCAAAAATCATTGAACTCTTGATGAACAACAGGATTTACTAGCACAAAATCACTAACTCGTTTTAATGTTGGCTTTTTCTCATATGTTCGACAGTCTAGCCACAGAGCCACGTCTACACTGACACTAAGCCAACATTCTTCAACAGAGCTTGTATGTTCAGCAATctgcaaaacacaaagtacatgcagtaaCCATAACATAGCTAATCAATTTGTGCCAGTAGCTAGATGTAAGCAtagctctctctctctctcgtcgTCTTCTTCAGCTTTGCAAGCCTTCCATATTGCTCCTGTGCGCCACAGCCGTAACAGACTTTGATCAATAGCTGACGTTCTATTTGGCTTGCTGTTGCCCTTAATCCTAGTAGCAGCTGATTTATCATCTTTGATTGTCGCATTAGCCAATTCAAAAGActtctgtggtgtattgtagatCTTCAGCTGACTAGTATTAACTTTGCGCTTCATTGTTGAATTAGTTTTGATGCAACGAAGGACACAGCCACCAGATGCAGTCATTTCTATAACTCTGTATGGTCCAAGCCAGGTGTCTTTCATCTTATGATCTTTCGTTGTCCTTTTTAGCATATTTAATCGCAAAACAGTCTGTCCAACCTGAATAGAGTTTGCTACCgctccttttctttttctgtattgttgtttctgtctttctgattgttttcaatgttttcttttACTTGAGGCAAAACTTTTTTTCTCATTTCCTTTAGATGATGTACTGCTTGCTGCACATCAcccaactgactgacagaagtAATCTCACTGTTTTCAGCTTCTAAAGGAAACCTAGCTTCTCGCCCATGCATTAAAAAGAAGGAGAGAACTTGGTGGACTCTTGAACACTGGTTCGAATAGCAAAGAGAACTGGGTCAATGAGTTCATCCCAGTCTTCTTCATGCTCTATTACCAATTTTTCAAGGCATCTATGTAGTCATAATACTCTGATTGCAATAGAACTACACTTATCTTCTTATATTGTTTATCTtactttctaattgtttgatttgttcttTCATCTAGTCCGTTAGACTGAGGATGATAAGCTGCTGTTATTCTTTGCCTGACATTGAATTGACAGTGGAGTACCTTGCACACCTGTTGAAGCAAACACAGTATAAACATCCAACTAGTGGTACGTACACCTACAGGTGAAGCAAAGTTTACATTGGACATACacgatttaattaacaagcacaTAGGACATATCTCATACAACCTGGTTATACAACCTGGTTGACAAACTCTCTGCCTTGATCAGTGATAATATCATTTGGTGCTCCATGCCTAAAGTAGGCAGTGTACAAAGCCCTGGCCACTGTAACAGCGGTTTTGTCTGATATGGGGAAAGCTTCAACCCATTTACTGAAATAGCAtgtcattgttagtatgtattgGTTTCCTTGACTTGTCATTGTTAGCGGTCTCATGAGATCAATTCCAACTAGACTCCACACTTCTGAACGAACAGGAATAGGGTGGAGTTCGTttgactgcaatttgagaacaGAATTCGTCATCTGGCACCTATCACATTTTCTTATCTAGACAACATTAATTGTGCTagttaaattattttacaagaTTAGTAACAAAAATTTCTACCTGATTTGCGATATCACTGTACTGGTTTGGCCAGTAGTATCTGCTCCTTATTTTGTCAGTGATTTTAGTTCTTCCCAGATGACCGCCGGTTGGATTTACGTGACACTCCTACATCAATCAACAGAGTGATTCTTCACTCATATGCATAGCTAtatttcaaataactgcaactaatttttattatgatGCACTAGCCTGAAAGGCACGATCTTGCTCATTTTTGCTACCAAGTGCCAGTCTGAGTAAACCTGGAGTCTTTGTGTTGTACAACCTTCCATCTTGAACTGTAAAATcatttgctcttcttctaaaTGACTTTCGTTTCCTGCTTGGAATATCAGCGTAGTTTGTCCCTCCAGAGACTAGGAACTCTTTGTATGAGTTCACAATGTTTTCCGACCGTTGTTCTGCTGAAGTTACAGTATCTACTTCCTACCACATCTTTAAAGTAATCGTTGCAATTGTTTAGAGCATTTCTCCAATACTAATGCATGCAGATGTCAATCCTATCTTACTGTAGCTTCTACGTCTGACTCTGCATCCGTCAACTCTGGATTGTCCATATGGCTCTATCACGCGCGTCCAGACTGAGACAACTTATTACAAGCCAAATAGAAGCATATTAGTACGAAATCGTAGATACAGCTACAACTTTAGAGTAGATCAACTGTAGCTAACCAAAGAATCAATTCTACGTGCTATGATACCCAACTGCTCGCGACTGTAGACACTCAACTGCACAACTGCAAAAACCTGCATCTGAATCCAGCGCTATAGCTGTGTCTCTAAATATATAGTGTACCCTCGGCATGCCGCAGTCATTATCCGATTGAGTCACATGTGACTGTGATCACAGTCATCTGGTCGAGTCACAGTCACCATCCGGCAGTTTTAGGAGtcagtcatcatccggttgagtcacagtcatcatACATCCGGCTTCTTCTATTCAGTCATCATCCGGCTTCTTCTATTCAGTCATCATCCGGCTTCTTCATGGTCATCTTCCGGCCACGGGTGCGACTATCACGAGATATTCGTTCTCTAGCTAAATGCAGATGTACAATAGATGATTGGGAACAGAGAGCATTTCGTTTGCATTACGATCGCGAGTCCTGTAGCTTGAAAGCAGTCTGAGACGGCGAGGAAAGCACTAGGGTacacacaaatcaccggggtccgaaatcaccagcagctttgcatcatggccggtgatatttgtacccgacatgaggtctggagcatcgagtcgacggtctggaattgcgagcaaagcgcgagggtacacaaatcaacGGGTGCACAAATCCCCGTGACAACGGCCTCGGTTTCAGATGGCAAACAAGCGCGAATGTACTTGCACAGTTACCTTACGACGATTTCTACATTCGAAACTTCCCCGGGCTTGAGGTGCAACGTAAATTCATCTTTTTGGCCATGGGCCGGCGGACTAAAATAGGTGATTCCCTAATTGGTTGTCTCCGTCACCATAGCAAGTGCCAACCCTCAACTGTGTATATTTGGCACCTCATGGCTACTTCCAGTTTCGTCCATTACTCAAGTAGCGAGAAATGTCATCAGCTTCTTCTGTTAGTACAAATCCATTCCACCATGTCCACTGTGTTGGATCATTGTTACTTCTGTGGTAATACTGCAGATAGTCACTATCAAGTAATGGAAAGGTCAGAAGATTTTGTCTTTGCCATAAGCTCGAAAACCAAAAAAGTTGTGAACATCAGTTTGTGTGCTTTTGATCCAAACACTGAACTCATATGATTTGTTTGAATGTCACCCAGTCAGTTGGATGTAGCACGTGATCCAGGTCCTCCAATTCGCTTCGCCCGTTGGCCACCACTCTCCGACTTGTTTCATGATGGGAATTGCTAGAAAGCGTACTGAATGAGTCATTCACAATAGCGAGTACAAATCATTATTTACTGACTTAGAGcaaaattgcagcaaatgtaCTATAGCTATGCATTACACCGCGCTaaataaattagaattaaaGCGTTGGTTTAAATACTAAGTGTGCAAAACACAATACTGTAAAATAATTTgaaatataattataaattaattacggTTACTATGATTACGCATGCGCTAGGCCGTGCATTTGCTTCCGCAGAGCTTGCTACTAGACTTAAGAACTCACAAGTTTGAGCATTCGTTAGTGTAGAAACTATAGAGACGAGGTTCAGCAATTAATAGCTATAGTAGTTGACAAACGCGTTCGCGAGACATCTAGCAGAGTCGTAGTACGGAAACATGCCTATAACTAGGCACGATTTCAGATTTGCCCTACGTACGTATCATAACTGTTGATTAGTTTGAAACACACCAGTACATGACACTCTATGACTAGAAATCAGTCTGCACCACTCGAGGAAAAGCGAAATAGGCGATGCCTTGGTTGTTTCCGCCGCCGTAGCAAGTGCCAAACCTCAACTGCGCATATTTGGCACCTCGTGGCCACACCCAGTTTCGTCCTTTACCAATGAAGTGGGAAGAAATGTCATCAGCTCCGTCTGCAAGTACAAATCCATTCCACCATGTCCACTCTTTTGCATCATTGTTGCTTCTTTTGAAGTACGGTTTGGTTGTGACATTAGAATAGTACTGCCTATATTCACTTGGAAGTAATGGGAAGGTCAGATGATTTTCGTCTTTGTCATACGCTTGAAAACCAAAAAAGTTGTGAAGATCGGGTTGTGTGCTTTTGATCCAAACGCTAAACTCATATAATTTGTTTGAATCAATCTCAAAACGATGTGTAACGCCCCACGGATAATAACATTCTCTCTCTTTCCCCTCAACCATCTTGGCTACAGGAGTATGTGTATCATGTGCTATCAacacagtaaacaaacacgCTTTAGCAACAACTTCCAATTGCAttgcatatatgtatgtgtatagtGTATtcaagaaaaaagaaattcaatTTGCACCAATGATAAGTAGTAGCATAGCAAATACATGGACTGTATTAGGTTTTTGTTTAGCCatcaattatataataaacaAACGAACTTGCATATTATTATGTTCTATAAATCTATTTTCAAGTACATAATCATGCAATAGCTAGCAGAAATAGCTTGCgacatataattaattacctttaGTGTCGTTTGGTTTCGTTTGCCATTCACGGAAGTCAGATATGTTAAAGGTCCGGACAACAACATGTTCAGGACGCCATGAAGGCTTGAGTTCGCGAAAGCTGAGATTCAAGTACCACGTCTTGTCTACAGCTGGTGTAACAGGTGGAAGTGAAGTAGGAGGTGCAGTAGAAGGTGAAGTAGGAGGTGCAGTAGAAGGTGCAGTAGGAGCTGCGGCTGAAGGTACAGTGTTACTTTCGTTTGTAGCAGAAAGTGGGTCAGAGAAATCCTTAGTAGGAGCAGATTCAGTATTGACGCTAGTAGACTCAATATCTACACGTTTTGTAGGCTTGACAGAGTCTGAAGTTGGCACAGAAGTAAGTACAATGTGCCTACGAACGATGTCCTTTTTTGAGTTTTGACTGTCATTACCACACGATCCAAATCGTGCGGCAACATATCTAGCATTATGTGGCCACTTCCAATCTACTCCATTTGTTTCATCAAACTGAGAATCCGGTTGGCTGTCACTGTTCGAGTCAGACATGTAGAGAGGAAGAATGTAGCTCGTCCATTTGGTCCACACATTTGAATCGTTATCACTGTTTTTGAAGTATGGATCACGCAAGTTAGGATTCAATattctttctttgttctcaTTGTAAACATAAAAACCAAACGAGTTTACCATGTCAGATGCCTGAAAATAGACGCATCTTTACAATTTGGTAAGTGTTCTCAATAGATATGATCATATCAACTTTGAATTTACACTTAGTTAGCTAACATAAACAGAGATAAACTGAGTGAAATACACAGATGCTAAACTACTACTCTTTATAGTAAAATGCATGAGAAAGACAACCAGCTTACAGAAAGTcgtcacacacatacatacaagcaaGCACAGTATAAAACATAACCTAAAACATAGATACATAAAATAGCTACTCAGTAACACACCTTGCAGCATGGCATGCTGTTGTTTTAACCctttatatattaaattgtATTGAGATACGTGTAGTGCGCCATTGCGACAACCAAAATGATGTTAACCAAGTCTATGTAACTAATGAagagcactaaagtgctaaatgCTCAGTTGCTAGCCTAGGCTACGGAACAGCCGTGTACTGGCACATGAAGGGAGCTGGACACATTGATTTGCATGTGGGATAGTGGACATCTGGCACGCTAATTAACACCTGGTGACCAGAGTTAACAATGAGCGCAcgtgctgcattccaattggccaATCGTCTGATCGTCCATCAACTGACACACTACTGTCATCCTCGTGCAAGGACGCCTCGGATTAATAAATTTGTGGAGATTGTCTCCAGTAACCATCGTGTAGACGTAAACTACATGCTCTGTTGTAGATTTTGGACATGTCATAGTATGATGGTATGATGTTGAAAACGTGTGGTATGTGACTTTTCTACCAAACACGTATATATCCTTACCGTCGATTTAATGTAGATGCCGAATTCATAACCCCTCGCTGGATTAATCGGAACGTAGTCAGTCATCGAGCAACATCCACCATCAACTAGAATTTCAAGACAACAACGTCAGACGGTCGCTATTCTTGCATCCTATCACATTCTTCTTACTTTGTGCCCCATGACTGTCGTTACACACAGCAGCTAGACGCATTTGCCCGTCTGTGAAAGTTACTTCCTCGAGTCCAGTACGGAAATACATCCAACTAGACCTGTTGCCCATCTTCCTATCACTACCCGAGGTGAAGAAAGCCTGAGCACAACATTTCAGTCATTAGACAGTGAAGGCTATCAAAAGTGAGCCATTACAAATGTCTATTGTATACCTGATGAAGGAAAAGAAGAATGACAGTATAGCAAAGCGTCTTCATTGTCAAACTCGAACAACTAGAGAAAATAGATGAATCTTCTAGACCTTGCCTACAGATCACTGTCTCTAAACAATAGATTCGTTACCCCTCTGACAGACACTAAACTAGGCGCTTGCAATGTGAGAAGAAAttagttgtcacgtgacgtccAAATTCGCCCGAGGTAGGCCTTCTTGTTGCCTTCTGTTCCTTCCTACAAACATGTCTCGTGTCTCTACTGTGCACTGAGAAGTGTTGCAATGCTCTTAGGTATCCGTGTGTTTGGTAGGATTTGCTGTGCCACACGTTTGTCGCGTGCTGTTGTTCACAGTTGTGAGACGATATTttggggcggagcttctagagcatgtgtaatctcgagggtaacacgcacctttcgccgatctcgctgtacacaaagtctacgtttccgggtctgcttctgaaccgcagatcatcttgccattgactaggctttgtaagtaagttcactacttaccatttcgtgcatcttatgagagactttgcctgcgtagagacgcgtaggaagccatttcttgagtacggcttctcgagggtaagagactgctgttcaagctgaagttgcctgattcacattctgaaGAGATAcgcgtggagtggaaagacagactactcattgcttagcgatggaagttttgtcaGATGAAGATTTTGTGGTAAgggaacccattcggggtaaccgaacgtgacgcactgtcactgtctgtgtggctgaaaACTAGGACTACTTTTCTCCCATCTAGCGAACTacttgaactgtggaactgtgaaactatgtatcttgtcgaactagagtcagcaaaagttCGTCTAGCCTATCCAACTCgtcatggaaggcggtgatcgtgagctcatgagcgtatacacatcacttgatgtaccttggccgAATTCTtcgtttgctatacagagaaATTGTCTTGGTTGCTTTCAGTCGAACTCCACGCTGTATCAGGCACATTTGTCTACACAAAACCTGTAAAACTTGATTTCATCATTTGGCAGTACGTGTGTTGAGTGAGACTGCCTTTCCTTCCCACTCAGACTCTGCAGATGCAAGATCTTGCTCGAGAACTCTagtcttgttttgaagttccactatttcatttgcttgctgttcaattatccgatgtaaaccatcagcttcagcgcctcagtgacatttttgactattaattaactaacatcTTCACTTTTGAGATCACTACTatacacatgtct from Corticium candelabrum chromosome 21, ooCorCand1.1, whole genome shotgun sequence encodes the following:
- the LOC134196503 gene encoding uncharacterized protein LOC134196503 isoform X2; translated protein: MIFAKAEITPELQLLLDVDLIKVWETDKALSLPMVSRYQNVYVNISSSQLDDLCLWVYDMRKLYNSKGRSLFEVVNKRASMPQTLSSLTSAAESSQRWVHGLDLNETDKCIIQGKCADGFLTDKHMHAAHQLLLKQFPYISGLESTLLCQTYGFAHVTSDAIQIHFTGSHHWVTSTCFGKQVRLYNSNAGLHLSPCMETQLTQIYQLAHKDNILMVELISRR
- the LOC134196503 gene encoding uncharacterized protein LOC134196503 isoform X3 — encoded protein: MSTSAALNLMTYAFNKRASMPQTLSSLTSAAESSQRWVHGLDLNETDKCIIQGKCADGFLTDKHMHAAHQLLLKQFPYISGLESTLLCQTYGFAHVTSDAIQIHFTGSHHWVTSTCFGKQVRLYNSNAGLHLSPCMETQLTQIYQLAHKDNILMVELMSVQQQQNGKDCGLFAIAYAFHAALGDDATIKHFDISKMRQHLIYCLD
- the LOC134196636 gene encoding uncharacterized protein LOC134196636 isoform X2, whose amino-acid sequence is MVNSFGFYVYNENKERILNPNLRDPYFKNSDNDSNVWTKWTSYILPLYMSDSNSDSQPDSQFDETNGVDWKWPHNARYVAARFGSCGNDSQNSKKDIVRRHIVLTSVPTSDSVKPTKRVDIESTSVNTESAPTKDFSDPLSATNESNTVPSAAAPTAPSTAPPTSPSTAPPTSLPPVTPAVDKTWYLNLSFRELKPSWRPEHVVVRTFNISDFREWQTKPNDTKAHDTHTPVAKMVEGKERECYYPWGVTHRFEIDSNKLYEFSVWIKSTQPDLHNFFGFQAYDKDENHLTFPLLPSEYRQYYSNVTTKPYFKRSNNDAKEWTWWNGFVLADGADDISSHFIGKGRNWVWPRGAKYAQLRFGTCYGGGNNQGIAYFAFPRVVQTDF
- the LOC134196636 gene encoding uncharacterized protein LOC134196636 isoform X1, producing the protein MKTLCYTVILLFLHQAFFTSGSDRKMGNRSSWMYFRTGLEEVTFTDGQMRLAAVCNDSHGAQIDGGCCSMTDYVPINPARGYEFGIYIKSTASDMVNSFGFYVYNENKERILNPNLRDPYFKNSDNDSNVWTKWTSYILPLYMSDSNSDSQPDSQFDETNGVDWKWPHNARYVAARFGSCGNDSQNSKKDIVRRHIVLTSVPTSDSVKPTKRVDIESTSVNTESAPTKDFSDPLSATNESNTVPSAAAPTAPSTAPPTSPSTAPPTSLPPVTPAVDKTWYLNLSFRELKPSWRPEHVVVRTFNISDFREWQTKPNDTKAHDTHTPVAKMVEGKERECYYPWGVTHRFEIDSNKLYEFSVWIKSTQPDLHNFFGFQAYDKDENHLTFPLLPSEYRQYYSNVTTKPYFKRSNNDAKEWTWWNGFVLADGADDISSHFIGKGRNWVWPRGAKYAQLRFGTCYGGGNNQGIAYFAFPRVVQTDF
- the LOC134196503 gene encoding uncharacterized protein LOC134196503 isoform X1, whose protein sequence is MIFAKAEITPELQLLLDVDLIKVWETDKALSLPMVSRYQNVYVNISSSQLDDLCLWVYDMRKLYNSKGRSLFEVVNKRASMPQTLSSLTSAAESSQRWVHGLDLNETDKCIIQGKCADGFLTDKHMHAAHQLLLKQFPYISGLESTLLCQTYGFAHVTSDAIQIHFTGSHHWVTSTCFGKQVRLYNSNAGLHLSPCMETQLTQIYQLAHKDNILMVELMSVQQQQNGKDCGLFAIAYAFHAALGDDATIKHFDISKMRQHLIYCLD